Proteins from a single region of Gordonia hongkongensis:
- a CDS encoding ATP-binding cassette domain-containing protein, which produces MIHARGLVQVFSTGKGKKKREVRAVDGVDLDIAEGEVVGFLGPNGAGKTTTLRMLTTLLRPTAGTATVNGYDVVADPVSVRRSIGYVSQAGGTFSQAQAGDEIVDHGMLYGLSRAEATRRGHALFSQLQLDGLWERQPKNMSGGQKRRLDIVMGLVHEPSLVFLDEPTTGLDPQARANLWDHIRRLRTERGATVFLTTHYLDEADELSDRIMIIDNGRIVAADTADNLKAQVSGDLVALEVADSAAVSTAAEKLASVTGGRADDRIEIDGRHVRSRVPRAGRAVPGLLRDLDAAGITLDSIEVIRPTLDDVFLTLTGRSLRDAETERGNEIHSETTDSTNADAQSAELRQQGANR; this is translated from the coding sequence ATGATCCACGCACGCGGTTTGGTCCAGGTGTTCAGCACCGGGAAGGGAAAGAAAAAGCGCGAGGTGAGGGCCGTCGACGGCGTCGACCTCGACATCGCCGAGGGGGAGGTGGTCGGGTTCCTCGGGCCCAACGGCGCGGGCAAGACCACCACGCTGCGCATGCTGACGACCCTCCTGCGGCCGACGGCGGGAACCGCAACGGTCAACGGCTACGACGTCGTGGCCGACCCGGTCTCGGTCCGCCGCAGCATCGGTTACGTCTCGCAGGCCGGCGGCACCTTCAGCCAGGCCCAGGCCGGCGATGAGATCGTCGATCACGGCATGCTCTACGGGCTGTCCCGGGCCGAGGCGACCCGCCGCGGCCACGCCTTGTTCTCCCAGCTCCAGCTCGACGGCCTGTGGGAACGCCAGCCCAAGAACATGTCCGGCGGGCAGAAACGGCGACTCGACATCGTGATGGGATTGGTCCACGAACCGTCCCTGGTCTTTCTCGACGAGCCGACCACCGGGCTCGACCCGCAGGCGAGGGCCAATCTCTGGGACCACATCCGGCGCCTGCGCACCGAACGCGGCGCGACGGTCTTCCTGACGACGCACTACCTCGACGAGGCCGACGAACTGTCCGATCGGATCATGATCATCGACAACGGCCGGATCGTCGCCGCGGACACCGCCGACAACCTCAAGGCGCAGGTGTCCGGCGACCTGGTGGCACTCGAGGTCGCCGACTCCGCGGCCGTGTCCACCGCCGCGGAGAAACTGGCCTCGGTCACCGGTGGCCGCGCGGACGACCGGATCGAGATCGACGGCCGGCACGTCCGGAGCCGGGTGCCGCGGGCGGGCCGGGCCGTCCCCGGACTGCTGCGTGACCTCGACGCCGCGGGCATCACCCTCGACTCCATCGAGGTCATCCGCCCGACCCTCGACGACGTCTTCCTCACCCTCACCGGTCGGTCGCTGCGTGACGCCGAGACCGAGCGGGGCAACGAGATCCATTCGGAAACAACCGATTCGACGAACGCCGACGCCCAGTCGGCCGAACTCCGTCAGCAGGGAGCCAACCGATGA
- a CDS encoding ABC transporter permease, protein MTTFLRESTIVFRRQIRMNLRNPAWVLIGVMQPVLYLVLFGPLLKPLVAQFPGGADNPYTFLVPGLLVQLGLFGALFAGFSLIGEWREGVIEAERVTPASRTALLTGRLMRDMLQLLVQALILVVLGYLMGMRGSVIGVILGIIITMLIGGACAAASNALALTTKSEDVMAPLINMVMMPVLLLSGILLPMTLGPSWLQSLSDFMPFRWIVDAVRDTFSGDLASAQVLWGVLASLILAGLGTLWGTSVFRKENA, encoded by the coding sequence ATGACCACGTTCCTCCGCGAGAGCACCATCGTGTTCCGCCGACAGATCCGCATGAACCTGCGCAACCCGGCCTGGGTCCTCATCGGGGTGATGCAACCGGTCCTCTACCTCGTCCTCTTCGGGCCGCTGCTGAAGCCCCTCGTCGCGCAGTTCCCGGGCGGCGCCGACAATCCGTACACGTTCCTGGTCCCCGGTCTGCTCGTGCAGCTCGGTCTGTTCGGCGCGTTGTTCGCCGGATTCAGCCTGATCGGGGAATGGCGCGAGGGTGTGATCGAGGCCGAACGGGTGACCCCGGCCAGCCGCACCGCCCTGCTCACCGGTCGACTCATGCGCGACATGCTGCAACTTCTCGTGCAGGCGCTGATCCTGGTGGTGCTGGGCTATCTGATGGGCATGCGCGGTTCGGTGATCGGCGTGATCCTCGGCATCATCATCACGATGCTGATCGGTGGCGCGTGCGCCGCGGCGTCGAACGCCCTGGCGCTGACCACCAAGAGCGAGGATGTGATGGCGCCGCTCATCAACATGGTGATGATGCCGGTCCTGTTGCTGTCGGGCATCCTGCTTCCGATGACCCTCGGGCCGTCATGGCTTCAGAGTCTCAGCGACTTCATGCCGTTCCGGTGGATCGTCGACGCGGTGCGCGACACCTTCTCCGGCGACCTCGCCAGTGCTCAGGTCCTCTGGGGCGTCCTCGCGTCGCTCATCCTGGCCGGACTCGGAACCCTGTGGGGCACTTCGGTGTTCCGCAAGGAGAACGCCTGA
- a CDS encoding beta-ketoacyl-ACP synthase 3: protein MLGIGAYRPRRLVSNDEVCQVLDSSDEWIFERSGIRNRRWISGDESARSMAAAAAERAIANSGVAKEKIGALILATNSWKTKIPHGGPIVASDIGLNGIPAYDVAAGCGGFGYGLGVAADTVRAGSAEYVLLVGVETMSVVMDPTDRNTAFIFGDGAGAVVVGPSEDNGISPTVWGSDGENAKAIGQNWDIPEYMDRAQAYQDKDPETDPVGRMVVTMAGPKVFRWAAVTLPRALATVLETSGVGVEDIEVFVPHQANARINDLMKKNLGFPDDLPMANDIENTGNTSAASIPLAMEEMLATGKARGGQTALLLGFGAGLSYAGAVVSLPPAPAITSFD from the coding sequence ATGCTCGGCATCGGCGCCTACCGTCCGCGACGCCTGGTCAGCAACGACGAGGTCTGCCAGGTCCTCGATTCCTCCGACGAGTGGATCTTCGAGCGGAGCGGTATCCGCAACCGCCGATGGATCAGCGGCGACGAGTCGGCGCGTTCGATGGCCGCCGCGGCCGCCGAGCGGGCCATCGCGAACTCCGGGGTGGCGAAGGAGAAGATCGGTGCGCTGATTCTCGCCACCAACAGTTGGAAGACCAAGATCCCGCACGGTGGCCCGATCGTCGCCTCCGACATCGGGCTCAACGGCATCCCCGCCTACGACGTCGCCGCCGGCTGCGGCGGCTTCGGCTACGGACTCGGCGTCGCCGCCGACACCGTCCGCGCCGGCAGCGCCGAGTACGTCCTGCTCGTCGGCGTCGAGACCATGTCGGTGGTCATGGATCCCACCGACCGCAACACCGCGTTCATCTTCGGCGACGGAGCCGGGGCCGTGGTCGTCGGGCCGAGTGAGGACAACGGCATCTCTCCGACCGTCTGGGGCAGCGACGGCGAGAACGCCAAGGCGATCGGCCAGAACTGGGACATCCCCGAGTACATGGACCGCGCGCAGGCCTACCAGGACAAGGACCCCGAGACCGACCCGGTCGGTCGCATGGTGGTGACGATGGCGGGACCGAAGGTGTTCCGCTGGGCGGCCGTCACCCTGCCCCGGGCCCTCGCCACCGTGCTGGAGACCTCCGGCGTCGGCGTGGAGGACATCGAGGTCTTCGTGCCCCACCAGGCCAACGCCCGCATCAACGACCTGATGAAGAAGAACCTCGGCTTCCCCGACGACCTGCCGATGGCGAACGACATCGAGAACACCGGGAACACCTCGGCGGCCTCCATCCCGCTCGCCATGGAGGAGATGCTCGCCACCGGCAAGGCCAGGGGCGGACAGACCGCGCTGCTCCTCGGCTTCGGCGCCGGCCTGAGCTACGCGGGCGCGGTCGTCAGCCTTCCCCCGGCCCCCGCGATCACCAGTTTCGACTGA
- the pth gene encoding aminoacyl-tRNA hydrolase has product MKLIVGLGNPGSKYEKTRHNVGAMVADGLVASAGERWKVHKKSGAEVAEVRLGGQSVLVAKPRTYMNESGRQIGPLAKFYSVTTDDLIVVHDELDIDFGAVRLKRGGGEGGHNGLRSLSQALGTRDYLRVRIGIGRPPGRQDPADFVLKPFPSSARSEVELLIANGCDAVELLLGQDLESAQNTVHAW; this is encoded by the coding sequence GTGAAACTCATTGTCGGACTCGGCAACCCCGGGTCCAAGTACGAGAAGACGAGGCACAACGTCGGCGCGATGGTCGCCGACGGCCTCGTCGCCTCGGCCGGCGAGCGCTGGAAGGTGCACAAGAAGTCCGGCGCCGAGGTCGCCGAGGTACGCCTCGGCGGCCAGTCGGTACTCGTGGCCAAACCCCGCACCTACATGAACGAGTCCGGCCGTCAGATCGGCCCGCTCGCCAAGTTCTACTCGGTCACGACTGACGACCTGATCGTCGTCCACGACGAACTCGACATCGACTTCGGCGCCGTCCGTCTCAAACGGGGCGGCGGCGAGGGCGGCCACAACGGGCTGCGGTCGCTCAGTCAGGCACTCGGTACGCGCGACTATCTGCGCGTGCGCATCGGCATCGGCCGGCCACCCGGCCGGCAGGATCCCGCCGATTTCGTGTTGAAACCGTTTCCGTCCTCGGCTCGGAGCGAGGTCGAACTCCTCATCGCCAACGGTTGCGACGCCGTCGAACTATTGCTCGGACAGGATCTGGAGTCCGCGCAGAACACCGTGCACGCCTGGTGA
- a CDS encoding 50S ribosomal protein L25/general stress protein Ctc: protein MATQTSKLSVSTRTEKGKGAARRARREGKVPAVLYGHGTDPQHLHLPAREFAAILRNSGLNAVIDLDIEGSSQLALTKQVDVHPIRNYIEHADLLIVRRGEKVTVEIAIIVEGDAAPGTLVVQDASVVEVEADALSIPEQIVVSVEGAEIGLSVHASDLDLPEGVTLTADPETLIVSVTEAQLAATESDADGSADAAAEGDAEGEATEEAAEESE, encoded by the coding sequence ATGGCCACCCAGACCAGCAAGCTGTCCGTCAGCACACGTACCGAGAAGGGCAAGGGCGCAGCCCGCCGCGCGCGTCGCGAGGGCAAGGTCCCCGCCGTGCTGTACGGCCACGGCACCGACCCGCAGCACCTGCACCTCCCGGCCCGCGAGTTCGCCGCCATCCTGCGTAACAGCGGCCTCAACGCCGTCATCGACCTCGACATCGAGGGCAGCAGCCAGCTCGCACTGACCAAGCAGGTCGACGTCCACCCGATCCGCAACTACATCGAGCACGCCGATCTGCTGATCGTCCGTCGTGGCGAGAAGGTCACCGTCGAGATCGCGATCATCGTCGAGGGCGACGCCGCCCCGGGCACCCTCGTCGTCCAGGACGCCAGCGTCGTCGAGGTCGAGGCCGACGCCCTGTCGATCCCCGAGCAGATCGTCGTCAGCGTGGAGGGTGCCGAGATCGGCCTGTCCGTGCACGCCTCTGATCTGGACCTGCCCGAGGGTGTGACCCTCACCGCCGATCCCGAGACCCTCATCGTGTCGGTCACCGAGGCGCAGCTCGCCGCCACCGAGTCCGACGCCGACGGCTCGGCAGACGCCGCGGCCGAAGGCGACGCCGAGGGCGAGGCGACCGAGGAAGCCGCCGAGGAGTCGGAGTAA
- a CDS encoding limonene-1,2-epoxide hydrolase family protein: MTSQTPIEIVTTLLTEFARGDVPAALETIDDDIAYTNVSLPTIRGKRKVAGVLGGVARKDSVGFNYRMINVSADDTGVVLTERVDELRFGRLHLQFWVCGRFEVREGRITVWRDYFDYFDMTKALARGVAALAVPSVQRPLPAPALSA, encoded by the coding sequence ATGACCTCACAGACGCCGATCGAGATCGTGACGACCCTGCTGACCGAGTTCGCGCGGGGCGATGTCCCCGCAGCACTGGAGACCATCGACGACGACATCGCCTACACGAACGTCTCGCTGCCGACGATCCGCGGCAAGCGAAAGGTGGCCGGTGTCCTGGGCGGGGTGGCGCGCAAGGACTCGGTGGGATTCAACTACCGGATGATCAACGTGTCCGCCGACGACACCGGCGTGGTGCTGACCGAGCGCGTCGACGAACTCCGGTTCGGGCGGCTGCATCTCCAGTTCTGGGTCTGCGGCCGGTTCGAGGTACGGGAGGGCCGGATCACGGTGTGGCGCGACTACTTCGACTACTTCGACATGACCAAGGCGCTCGCGCGGGGCGTCGCGGCACTGGCCGTGCCGTCGGTGCAGCGGCCGCTGCCCGCGCCGGCCCTGTCGGCCTGA
- the arsC gene encoding arsenate reductase (glutaredoxin) (This arsenate reductase requires both glutathione and glutaredoxin to convert arsenate to arsenite, after which the efflux transporter formed by ArsA and ArsB can extrude the arsenite from the cell, providing resistance.) codes for MDATIYHNPKCSTSRKALQALRDAGIEPAVVKYLDEPYSREQLVELFADAGITPAQAVRKREALYKELDLASATDEQILDAMVEHPILVERPIVVTDKGTRIPRPIEKLDEIL; via the coding sequence GTGGACGCGACGATCTATCACAACCCGAAGTGTTCGACCTCGCGGAAGGCGTTGCAGGCCCTGCGCGACGCCGGGATCGAGCCGGCAGTCGTGAAGTATCTCGACGAGCCGTACAGCCGCGAACAACTCGTCGAACTGTTCGCCGACGCCGGGATCACACCTGCGCAGGCCGTCCGCAAACGCGAGGCCCTCTACAAGGAGCTCGATCTCGCATCGGCCACCGACGAGCAGATCCTCGACGCCATGGTCGAGCACCCGATCCTCGTCGAACGTCCGATCGTGGTGACCGACAAGGGCACTCGCATCCCCCGGCCGATCGAGAAGCTCGACGAGATCCTCTGA
- a CDS encoding ribose-phosphate diphosphokinase, whose protein sequence is MTWTTDNQKNLMLFSGRAHPELAEAVADELGIKVTPQTARDFANGELFVRFEDSVRGSDAFVLQSCPYPLNQWVMEALIMIDALKRGSAKRISVILPFYPYARQDKKHRGREPISARLIADLLKTAGADRIITVDLHTDQIQGFFDGPVDHMHAQGQLAEYIRGKYGTDNIAVVSPDSGRVRVAEKWADTLGGAPLAFIHKTRDPLVPNQVKSNRVVGEVEGRTCILIDDMIDTGGTIAGAVRVLKDAGAGDVIIATTHGVFSDPAAERLASCGAKEVIATDTLPIPAEKRFENLTVLSIAPLLAQTIREVFENGSVTSLFDGIA, encoded by the coding sequence ATGACCTGGACCACTGACAACCAGAAGAACCTGATGCTGTTCTCTGGTCGTGCCCATCCCGAACTCGCCGAAGCAGTCGCCGATGAACTGGGCATCAAGGTCACCCCGCAGACCGCCCGCGACTTCGCCAACGGCGAACTGTTCGTTCGTTTCGAGGACTCGGTCCGCGGTTCGGACGCCTTCGTCCTGCAGAGCTGCCCGTACCCGCTGAACCAGTGGGTCATGGAGGCGCTCATCATGATCGACGCCCTCAAGCGCGGCTCGGCGAAGCGCATCAGCGTGATCCTGCCGTTCTACCCCTACGCCCGCCAGGACAAGAAGCACCGCGGACGTGAGCCGATCTCGGCCCGCCTCATCGCCGATCTGCTCAAGACCGCGGGCGCCGACCGGATCATCACCGTCGACCTGCACACCGACCAGATCCAGGGCTTCTTCGACGGCCCTGTCGATCACATGCACGCTCAGGGACAGCTCGCCGAGTACATCCGGGGCAAGTACGGCACCGACAACATCGCCGTGGTCTCCCCCGACTCCGGTCGCGTGCGTGTCGCCGAGAAGTGGGCCGACACCCTCGGTGGCGCGCCGCTGGCGTTCATCCACAAGACGCGTGACCCGCTCGTGCCCAACCAGGTCAAGTCCAATCGCGTGGTGGGCGAGGTCGAGGGACGCACCTGCATCCTCATCGACGACATGATCGACACCGGCGGCACCATCGCCGGCGCCGTGCGGGTCCTCAAGGACGCCGGCGCGGGCGACGTCATCATCGCCACCACTCACGGCGTGTTCTCCGATCCCGCGGCCGAGCGTCTCGCGTCCTGCGGCGCCAAGGAGGTCATCGCCACCGACACCCTGCCGATCCCGGCCGAGAAGCGCTTCGAGAACCTCACCGTCCTCTCCATCGCACCGCTGCTCGCGCAGACGATCCGCGAGGTCTTCGAGAACGGTTCTGTCACAAGCCTTTTCGACGGCATCGCCTGA
- the glmU gene encoding bifunctional UDP-N-acetylglucosamine diphosphorylase/glucosamine-1-phosphate N-acetyltransferase GlmU, with protein MTGTSPSVAVIVLAAGAGTRMKSKTPKILHTIGGRSLVGHALHGTAGIDPEHLIAVVSHERERVSAAIGEIGAGLGVVIGIAEQDAPRGTGDAARVGLGGLPDDFDGTVVVTAADVPLLDADTLRALIDTHLADGGAAVTLTSFVADDPTGYGRIIRDGDAVTAIVEHKDASPEQRAITEVNAGVYAFDAAALRDGLSKLSTDNVQGEYYLTDIVEIARGEGRAVRGHTVADPVLVAGCNDRAQLAALGAELNRRIIRRHQLDGVTVVDPATTWIDTDVTIEPDAHIAPGTQLHGRTHIAADAVIGPDTTLTDVTVGRGAQVIRTHGSDAVIGAEATVGPFAYLRPGTALGDAGKIGTFVETKNATIGAGSKIPHLTYVGDATIGEHSNIGASSVFVNYDGVAKHRTVIGDHCRTGSDNMFVAPVSVGDGAYTGAGTVVRQDVPPGALAVSAGEQRVIEDWVVRKRPDTAAARAALEARDKNPGTA; from the coding sequence ATGACGGGAACGTCGCCGTCCGTCGCCGTGATCGTCCTGGCCGCGGGTGCCGGTACCCGTATGAAGTCCAAGACCCCGAAGATCCTGCACACCATCGGCGGCCGCTCGCTCGTCGGCCACGCGCTCCACGGGACCGCGGGCATCGACCCCGAGCATCTCATCGCCGTCGTCAGCCACGAACGCGAACGGGTCTCGGCTGCCATCGGCGAGATCGGGGCAGGCCTCGGCGTCGTGATCGGGATCGCCGAACAGGACGCGCCCCGCGGGACCGGTGATGCCGCCCGGGTGGGCCTCGGCGGACTCCCCGACGACTTCGACGGCACCGTCGTCGTCACCGCTGCCGACGTCCCCCTCCTCGACGCCGACACCCTCCGCGCGCTCATCGACACCCATCTCGCCGACGGCGGGGCCGCGGTCACGCTGACGAGCTTCGTCGCCGACGACCCGACCGGATACGGACGCATCATCCGCGACGGGGACGCCGTCACCGCGATCGTCGAACACAAGGACGCCTCCCCGGAGCAGCGCGCGATCACCGAGGTCAACGCCGGCGTGTACGCCTTCGACGCCGCTGCGCTGCGCGACGGGTTGTCGAAGCTGTCGACGGACAACGTGCAGGGCGAGTACTACCTCACCGACATCGTCGAGATCGCCCGCGGCGAGGGGCGGGCCGTCCGCGGACACACCGTCGCCGATCCGGTGCTCGTGGCCGGCTGCAACGACCGTGCCCAACTCGCCGCCCTGGGCGCCGAACTCAACCGCCGCATCATCCGTCGTCATCAGCTCGACGGGGTGACCGTCGTCGACCCCGCCACCACCTGGATCGACACCGACGTCACCATCGAGCCCGACGCGCACATCGCGCCCGGCACACAGCTGCACGGGCGCACGCACATCGCCGCCGACGCCGTGATCGGACCCGACACCACTCTCACCGACGTCACCGTCGGACGCGGCGCGCAGGTGATCCGCACGCACGGCAGTGACGCGGTCATCGGCGCCGAGGCCACCGTCGGGCCCTTCGCCTACCTGCGACCGGGCACGGCCCTCGGAGACGCGGGCAAGATCGGCACCTTCGTCGAGACCAAGAACGCGACCATCGGTGCCGGGTCCAAGATCCCGCACCTCACCTACGTCGGCGACGCCACCATCGGCGAGCACTCCAACATCGGCGCGTCGAGCGTCTTCGTCAACTACGACGGGGTTGCCAAGCACCGCACCGTGATCGGCGACCACTGCCGCACCGGCTCGGACAACATGTTCGTCGCGCCGGTCAGCGTCGGCGACGGGGCATACACCGGCGCCGGAACCGTGGTGCGGCAAGATGTACCGCCGGGAGCCCTCGCGGTCTCGGCAGGCGAACAACGCGTCATCGAGGACTGGGTCGTGCGCAAGCGGCCCGACACCGCGGCGGCGCGCGCGGCCCTCGAGGCACGCGACAAGAACCCCGGGACGGCCTGA
- the fabG gene encoding 3-oxoacyl-ACP reductase FabG codes for MSTQKTAIVTGAARGIGAAVAKRLADDGLAVAVLDLDADACADTVKAITDGGGKAIAVGADVADEASVNAAVEKVVAELGKPTVVVNNAGITRDNLLFKMTVDDWDAVMAVHLRGAFNVTKAAQKYMVEAEWGRIVNLSSTSALGNRGQVNYSAAKAGMQGFTKTLAIELGRFGVTANAIAPGFIETEMTAATAERVGVPFEDFKRAAAGQIPVNRVGVPEDIAHTASFFISEGAGFVSGQVVYVAGGPKD; via the coding sequence ATGAGCACGCAGAAGACGGCGATCGTCACCGGGGCCGCACGGGGGATCGGCGCGGCCGTGGCCAAGCGTCTGGCCGACGACGGACTGGCGGTGGCCGTCCTGGATCTCGACGCCGACGCCTGCGCCGACACCGTCAAGGCCATCACCGACGGCGGTGGCAAGGCCATCGCGGTGGGTGCCGACGTCGCCGACGAGGCCTCGGTGAACGCCGCGGTCGAGAAGGTCGTCGCCGAACTCGGCAAGCCGACGGTGGTCGTCAACAACGCGGGCATCACCCGTGACAACCTCCTGTTCAAGATGACTGTCGACGACTGGGACGCGGTCATGGCGGTTCACCTTCGCGGCGCGTTCAACGTCACCAAGGCTGCTCAGAAGTACATGGTCGAGGCGGAGTGGGGACGCATCGTGAACCTGTCGAGCACCTCGGCCCTGGGCAACCGCGGCCAGGTCAACTACTCGGCGGCGAAGGCGGGCATGCAGGGATTCACCAAGACCCTCGCGATCGAGCTCGGCCGGTTCGGCGTGACCGCCAACGCCATCGCACCCGGATTCATCGAGACCGAGATGACCGCGGCGACCGCCGAGCGCGTCGGTGTGCCCTTCGAGGACTTCAAGCGCGCCGCAGCGGGCCAGATCCCGGTCAACCGTGTCGGTGTGCCCGAGGACATCGCGCACACCGCGTCGTTCTTCATCAGTGAGGGTGCGGGCTTCGTGTCCGGCCAGGTCGTCTATGTGGCCGGCGGCCCCAAGGACTGA
- a CDS encoding NtaA/DmoA family FMN-dependent monooxygenase (This protein belongs to a clade of FMN-dependent monooxygenases, within a broader family of flavin-dependent oxidoreductases, the luciferase-like monooxygenase (LMM) family, some of whose members use coenzyme F420 rather than FMN.), translating to MTKQVHLAAHFPGVNNTTVWSDPASGSQIEFDSFVHLAQTAERGKFDFFFLAEGLRLREQNGLIYDLDVVGRPDTFTVLSALAAVTTHLGLTGTINSTFNEPVDVARQFATLDHLSAGRAAWNVVTSWDEFTGENFRRGGYLPEDQRYARAKEFLTAAATLWDSWRDDDVLADTSSGRFLAREDAGEFDVTSSQFDIHGHFPTPRPPQGRPVIFQAGDSDEGREFAAATADAIFSRHATYDAGRAFYADVKRRLASHGRRPEELLVLPAATFVVGDTDAQAAELAHEVRLQQVSGQTAIKFLEQLWNRDLSAHDPDGPLPQEDPVPGENTVAKGRASVRMHRDPVAVAREWRDLAEAKNLTTRELIIEVTGRQSFVGSPLTVAHTINDFVQADVADGFILVPHIVPGGLDRFVDEVVPVLQELGVYRTDYEGTTLRDNLGLAHPTG from the coding sequence ATGACCAAGCAGGTGCATCTCGCCGCACACTTCCCCGGGGTCAACAACACCACGGTGTGGAGCGACCCGGCGTCGGGCAGCCAGATAGAGTTCGACTCATTCGTCCATCTCGCCCAGACCGCCGAGCGCGGGAAGTTCGACTTCTTCTTCCTCGCCGAAGGCCTGCGACTCCGCGAGCAGAACGGGCTGATCTACGACCTCGACGTGGTCGGGCGACCGGACACGTTCACCGTCCTGTCCGCCCTGGCCGCGGTGACCACCCACCTCGGCCTGACCGGCACCATCAACTCGACCTTCAACGAACCCGTCGACGTCGCACGGCAATTCGCCACCCTCGACCATCTGTCCGCCGGACGCGCGGCCTGGAATGTGGTGACCTCGTGGGACGAGTTCACCGGCGAGAACTTCCGTCGCGGGGGCTATCTGCCCGAGGACCAGCGCTATGCACGCGCCAAGGAATTCCTCACCGCCGCGGCGACGCTGTGGGACTCGTGGCGCGACGATGACGTGCTCGCCGACACCTCGAGCGGCCGATTCCTGGCTCGTGAGGATGCCGGCGAATTCGACGTCACGAGTTCGCAATTCGACATCCACGGGCACTTTCCGACCCCTCGTCCGCCGCAGGGTAGGCCGGTCATCTTCCAGGCCGGGGACTCCGATGAGGGACGGGAGTTCGCGGCCGCGACCGCCGACGCCATCTTCTCCCGGCACGCCACCTACGACGCGGGCCGAGCCTTCTACGCCGACGTCAAGCGGCGGCTCGCCTCCCACGGCCGGCGTCCCGAGGAACTCCTGGTGCTGCCCGCCGCCACGTTCGTCGTCGGCGACACCGACGCGCAGGCCGCCGAACTCGCCCACGAGGTGCGCCTGCAGCAGGTCAGCGGGCAGACTGCGATCAAGTTCTTGGAGCAGTTGTGGAACCGCGATCTCTCCGCCCACGACCCCGACGGCCCGCTCCCGCAGGAGGATCCGGTCCCGGGCGAGAACACGGTCGCGAAGGGACGAGCGAGCGTGCGTATGCACCGCGACCCGGTCGCCGTCGCCCGCGAGTGGCGCGACCTCGCCGAGGCGAAGAACCTGACGACGCGTGAACTCATCATCGAGGTCACCGGCCGCCAGTCATTCGTCGGCTCGCCGCTGACCGTCGCGCACACGATCAACGACTTCGTGCAGGCCGACGTCGCGGACGGCTTCATCCTCGTGCCCCACATCGTGCCCGGCGGGCTCGACCGGTTCGTCGACGAGGTGGTGCCGGTCCTGCAAGAACTCGGCGTGTATCGCACCGACTACGAGGGCACCACGCTGCGGGACAATCTGGGGCTGGCGCATCCGACGGGCTGA